Genomic segment of Methanolobus mangrovi:
AGAGGAGCTTATAGATGAGCTGGGATTACCACTTATAATCCGTCCCGCATACACCCTTGGTGGTGCAGGTGGCGGTATCGCTCATTCAAGGGAAGAGCTCCTTGAGATCACAGAAAGGGGTCTTCGCCGCAGTCGTATCAGCCAGGTGCTTATCGAGGAAAGCGTACTTGGATGGAAGGAATTCGAGTATGAGGTCATGCGTGATGCGAATGACACATGTATAGTAATATGTAACATGGAGAACCTCGACCCGATGGGAGTACACACAGGTGAATCCATTGTTGTCACACCATCCCAGACCCTTAATGATGAAGAGCACCAGATGCTCAGGACTGCTGCTATCAAGATCATCAGGACTTTCGGTATTGAAGGTGGATGTAATATCCAGTTCGCTGCCAAGGACGGTGACTATCGTATTGTGGAAGTTAATCCACGTGTATCAAGATCATCAGCTCTTGCATCAAAGGCAACAGGTTATCCGATTGCCAGGGTTACAGCAAAGATAGCTATTGGCATGACGCTGGATGAAATACTTAATGATGTAACTAAGAAAACTCCGGCATCATTTGAGCCGACCATCGACTACATTGTTACAAAGATCCCAAGATGGCCATTCGATAAATTCGTCAACGCTGACAAGACCCTCACAACTGCAATGAAGAGTACCGGAGAGGTAATGTCTATTGGACGTACCATCGAAGAATCTCTCTTAAAGGCTGTACGCTCCCTTGACATTAAAATGGACTTTGGAACAGATGAGTGGTCTAATAACGAGATCAAAACTCTTCTACAGACACCCACAAGCGAACGTCTCTTTGTGATGTATCATGCCCTATGTAATGGTTTCACCATCGAAGATGTATCCAGCTTAACAGGTATTGATATATTCTTCATCAGGAAGCTCAAGAATATCATTGACATGGAAGATATGATCAGGGAAGAAGGTTTCTCCGGCAATATTTCCGATGACCTGATGAGGGATGCAAAACGCATTGGACTTACTGATGCACGTATTGCAGAACTTACCGGCAAGACCCGGGAGGAGATCAATGACCAGAGGCGTAATGCAGGTATCATATCCACCTACAAGATGGTAGATACATGTTCTGCGGAATTTGCTGCAGAAACTCCATATTATTACTCATGTTACGAGGAGATGTGTGAAGCAGAGCCTTCTGACCGTAAGAAAATACTGATACTTGGTTCAGGCCCTATACGCATAGGACAGGGTATTGAGTTCGATTACTGTACGGTTCATGCTGTTGCAGCTATCCGTGAAGCAGGAATCGAAGCTCATATCATCAACAACAACCCGGAAACAGTATCAACTGACTATGATACCTCTGACAAGCTCTTCTTTGAGCCTCTCACACTTGAAGATGTGATGAATGTCATTGAAAAAGAAAATCCGGATGCAGTGCTTGTGCAGTTCGGAGGACAGACTTCGGTGAACCTTGCGCTTCCTCTTGAAAAAGAACTCAAAAGGCGCAGTGACCTGAAAACTGTTATCCTGGGTACTTCCCCTGAAGACATTGATGTTGCAGAGAACCGTGAGAAGTTCAACCTCAGGATGAGCAAGCTGGGAATCAACCAGCCGGATGCAGGTTATGCAACCTCACAGGACCAGGCAATCGAGATTGCTACAAGAATAGGTTATCCGGTACTGGTACGTCCATCCTATGTGCTTGGTGGCCGTGCAATGGAGATAGTTTACGACCAGAATGACCTTGAGCGATACATGCGTGAGGCGGTTAAGGTATCCCCCGAACACCCAATCCTTATTGATGACTTCCTCGAGGGAGCCGTTGAAATCGATGTCGATGCTGTGTGTGATGGCAAAGACGTGCTCATTGGTGCTATCATGGAGCACATCGAGGAAGCAGGTGTCCACTCAGGTGACTCTGCATGTGTCATCCCACCGCAGTCACTCTCAGAGGAAGTTCTTGAGATTGTACGCGATTATACCCGCAAGATTGCCCTTGCACTCAATGTGAAAGGTCTTGTGAATATCCAGATGGCAAAGAAGGGAGACAAGATCTATGTCCTTGAAGCAAATCCACGTTCAAGCAGGACTATCCCATTCGTATCCAAAGCAGTTGGTCTGCCTCTTGCAAAGATCGCAGCTCGTGTAATTATGGGACAAACTCTGGAAGAGTTGGGCTATTCAACATGCAACGAACCAAAGGTCAACCATGTATCCGTGAAAGAAGTACTCCTGCCTTTCGACAAGCTTCCAGGAGCAGACCCTGTGCTTGGTCCTGAGATGAAGAGTACCGGCGAGGTCATGGGTATCGATTACGATTATGGAAGAGCATTCTTCAAGGCACAGCTCAGTGCTGACAACTTGCTGCCTCTTATCGGAAAGGTCTTTGTGTCCGTAAAGGACGAGGACAGGGAACAGCTTCTCAATGTTGCAGGCAAACTTAAAAGTGCAGGGATCGAACTGCTTGGTACCAAGGGTACTGCAGATTTCCTTTCAGAGCATGGTATTGAAATGGGCATTGTTAAGAAGGTGCATGACGGCAGTCCAAATGTCATTGACATGATGCGCAGGTATGAGGTTGCTCTTGTGATCAATACTCCAAATGACAAACTCTCCCGTGAGGACAGTTCAAGGATACGCCGTGCAGCAGTTGACTTTAAGGTACCTTACATCACCACTATCCAGGCGGCTATCGCAGCTTCTGATGCCATAGTCTCTATGAAGCAGGGTGAAGGAGAGGTTAAGTCAGTAAATGAATATCATAAGGAGATCGCATAGATCTCCTGCATCCAGGATCAGATATTATGACAAAGAAAGTAGTACTTGCTTATTCAGGCGGGCTTGACACTTCCGTGTGCATCCCGCTGCTTAAAGAAGAATACGGTTACGACGAGGTAATCACAGTAGCAGTAGATGTTGGACAGCCGGAAGAAGATGTTAAGCAGGCTGAAGAGAAGGCACAGAAGATCAGCAACAAGCACTTCACACTCGATGTACGTGAGGAGTTTGTCAATGATTATATCTTCCCGCTTATCAAAGCCAATGGCGACTATGAAGGATATGTAATGGGCACATCCATCGCACGTCCCCTTATCGCTAAGAAGGTCGTTGAGATTGCAGAGAAGGAAGGTGCTGTTGCACTTGCACACGGATGTACCGGCAAGGGTAATGACCAGCTCCGTTTTGAAGCGGTTTTCCGCATGACCGACATGGATGTCATTGCACCAATGAGGGACATGAACCTCACCCGTGAATGGGAGATCGAGTATGCTAAGAAACACGGCATACCTGTAAGTGTTACAACCGCAAAGCCATGGAGTGTTGATGAGAATATATGGAGCCGCAGTATCGAAGGTGGCAAACTGGAAGACCCCGGATTCATCCCACCAGAAGAGATCTACCAGTGGACCGTTTCCCCTGAGTCAGCACCTGCCGGACAGACCGTGGTAATTGGTTTTGAGAACGGTGTTCCGGTATCCCTTGATGGCGAGAAGATGGACGGTGTAAAGCTTATCATCAAGCTCAACGAAATTGCAGGTTCCCACGGTATCGGCAGGACCGATATGATCGAGGACCGTGTTCTCGGGCTTAAAGCACGTGAGAACTACGAGCACCCCGCAGCTACAGTTCTGCTTACAGCCCACAAGGACCTTGAGAAGCTTGTGCTCACAAGGGCAGAGCTGAAGTTCAAGAGAGGTGTAGATGAACAGTGGTCAGAACTTGCCTACTATGGCCTTGTGGACGAACCGCTCTATGCAGACCTCAATGCTTTCATTAACAAGACACAGGAACGTGTAACCGGTACTGTAACAGTGAAACTGCACAAGGGCAGTGTCATCATACTTGCACGTACATCCCCCTATGCACTTTACTCAGAAGACCTCGTGTCCTTTGACAGTGCAACCATCGATCAGAAAGATGCTGAAGGCTTTGCCAAGTATCATGGTTTCCAGGCAAGGATGTACAGGAAAGTTATTGAGAAGTAAAATCGTATGCCGGGAAACCGGCAACTTATCTA
This window contains:
- the carB gene encoding carbamoyl-phosphate synthase large subunit — encoded protein: MPKREDIKKVLLIGSGPIMIGQGAEFDFSGSQACRSLKEEGLQVVLVNSNPATIMTDPEMADAVYIEPIEVKSVEKIIAKERPDGIIAGIGGQTGLNITSELAEQGILEKYNVKLLGTNLEAIKNTEDRELFKQTMERIGEKVPRSKAISTLKEAEELIDELGLPLIIRPAYTLGGAGGGIAHSREELLEITERGLRRSRISQVLIEESVLGWKEFEYEVMRDANDTCIVICNMENLDPMGVHTGESIVVTPSQTLNDEEHQMLRTAAIKIIRTFGIEGGCNIQFAAKDGDYRIVEVNPRVSRSSALASKATGYPIARVTAKIAIGMTLDEILNDVTKKTPASFEPTIDYIVTKIPRWPFDKFVNADKTLTTAMKSTGEVMSIGRTIEESLLKAVRSLDIKMDFGTDEWSNNEIKTLLQTPTSERLFVMYHALCNGFTIEDVSSLTGIDIFFIRKLKNIIDMEDMIREEGFSGNISDDLMRDAKRIGLTDARIAELTGKTREEINDQRRNAGIISTYKMVDTCSAEFAAETPYYYSCYEEMCEAEPSDRKKILILGSGPIRIGQGIEFDYCTVHAVAAIREAGIEAHIINNNPETVSTDYDTSDKLFFEPLTLEDVMNVIEKENPDAVLVQFGGQTSVNLALPLEKELKRRSDLKTVILGTSPEDIDVAENREKFNLRMSKLGINQPDAGYATSQDQAIEIATRIGYPVLVRPSYVLGGRAMEIVYDQNDLERYMREAVKVSPEHPILIDDFLEGAVEIDVDAVCDGKDVLIGAIMEHIEEAGVHSGDSACVIPPQSLSEEVLEIVRDYTRKIALALNVKGLVNIQMAKKGDKIYVLEANPRSSRTIPFVSKAVGLPLAKIAARVIMGQTLEELGYSTCNEPKVNHVSVKEVLLPFDKLPGADPVLGPEMKSTGEVMGIDYDYGRAFFKAQLSADNLLPLIGKVFVSVKDEDREQLLNVAGKLKSAGIELLGTKGTADFLSEHGIEMGIVKKVHDGSPNVIDMMRRYEVALVINTPNDKLSREDSSRIRRAAVDFKVPYITTIQAAIAASDAIVSMKQGEGEVKSVNEYHKEIA
- a CDS encoding argininosuccinate synthase, with the protein product MTKKVVLAYSGGLDTSVCIPLLKEEYGYDEVITVAVDVGQPEEDVKQAEEKAQKISNKHFTLDVREEFVNDYIFPLIKANGDYEGYVMGTSIARPLIAKKVVEIAEKEGAVALAHGCTGKGNDQLRFEAVFRMTDMDVIAPMRDMNLTREWEIEYAKKHGIPVSVTTAKPWSVDENIWSRSIEGGKLEDPGFIPPEEIYQWTVSPESAPAGQTVVIGFENGVPVSLDGEKMDGVKLIIKLNEIAGSHGIGRTDMIEDRVLGLKARENYEHPAATVLLTAHKDLEKLVLTRAELKFKRGVDEQWSELAYYGLVDEPLYADLNAFINKTQERVTGTVTVKLHKGSVIILARTSPYALYSEDLVSFDSATIDQKDAEGFAKYHGFQARMYRKVIEK